Genomic DNA from Urocitellus parryii isolate mUroPar1 chromosome 5, mUroPar1.hap1, whole genome shotgun sequence:
TTATGGGGCCTGTAAGTAtgattcatatatatgaaattaatcCCCTAGCCATGCTTCATTCTTGCCTTTTTACCTTTGATCTGATGTTTGTGAATAAGGTTGAATTTTCTTGTACACTGAATCTCGCTGGAAGCAAAATATGATTGAAGGTTTATGATGATTTTCTAAAGCATTATTGGCAATTTCTTAATTAGGAACACTAGGATGTTTTCCTTGCCAGATCCTTATTCATTACACATAGTAATGAATCACCCCCAACTTGCAAACAGAGTGtttgctttacttatttatttaagacACAAAGAATCAGTTGTTTTTAACTAAGCATAGTCATTCCCACATCCATAGCTTTAATGTTAGGTGTAAGTCTAACCTAGTCATGGAATTCCTCCAACTAACAAGCACCAATTTGCATGAAGTTTCATCACTGTTCTTGTCTATGAAGGAGAATTGATAAATGTTGcagtgggtcttttttttttttaccaccttttgagttttttgcttttaatattgtTGCACTATCTTGAACTCCAAATTACCTACTGTTCTATTACTGACTCCTCTTAACTCCcctccccagtactagggattgaactctgagtGCTttacctactgagctatatccctagacctttttaaattcttttactttgagataagatctccgtaagttgctgaggctggacttgaacttgagattcttctttctcagcctcccaaatttctggaaTTACAAATGTGTGTTGTTGTGTTTAGCTATAAAGAGCTTCTCTTAATACTTAGtatctttgttaattttatttctttttatacctGAGAGGCAGTTATGACTTGAAACAGATCTTTTCTTTCTATGAACAAAAACCCAATTGCATAAGCTTCAATCTGCTTTCTAAGTGAGAGTACATTAATATCATGTTTTCATGAATATCAGTCTCTGCCTGCTCCCCAAAGGAGGTTTATTTTATGGAGTTTTGAATCATATTATCTTCTATTtaacttaaaagcaaaaaaagtaCTGAATTTCATAGCAAGATTACTGGAAAATTGTCTTGAGATTCCTAAATTATTATGTTAGTTGTTAtactaaatgtaaaaatgtaacgTATTTATATAACAATTTTCAATATGAACctacatatatttgtatttcgTTATTAAGAACCTTTAAAATACTATCTTTTAAAGGTTCACCCTTACCATTTGAAAAATAGATCTTTATAAATATTAGGTGAGCACATGTAACAAATTATTACATTTGTGGTATTTCTATCTCCcttattttagaaatgcaaatatatgCTCTACAGTATTCCATAATCATTTGAATATCTAAGCAGACCATTTTGTCACTGTAATTTGTTTACATTTCTATGtaatttgattattatatttcataattatatttttgatgatctagaattaaacaatatatataaaaggaagaataattATGTCATACAGTCCTCTAATATGTATGTAGAAACTTAAGGGAAGAAGTAATGTGTATGTAGAAACTTAAGAGAAAAAGTAATGACAGTCTTTGCTTTTATTACCACATTGTTAATATAACATGATATGTTTAATTAAATATGAAGGAATTCAGATAgaatttcaagtatattttattacaatttttgcttttttaaatttttcttttttgcttgtaatgttttaaatattttctaatggcCATTTagaatatacaaatttaaattcttattgCATTGATTCCTAACTTGATAGTACCatgaatttatttagttttgttttggacttcttttgcattttctacattattttgtaaattttctaaGTGAAGGTTTGAAGGATAAATTGTTTTTAACAATTCACttggtcatctttttttttttttttttataacttggGTCTCTCCTGGTCTCTACTTTGCTGTTAAGTAAGCATCAGAActtaagctttttcttttttttttttttctttttttttttttaaagagagagtgagagagagagaatttttaatatttattttttagttctccgcggacacaacatctttgttggtatgtggtgctgaggatcgaacccgggccgcacgcatgccaggcgagcgcgctaccgcttgagccacatccccagcccccagaacttaagctttataaattaaaatataaatactccTCCAATCCCTTTTTAATACTGATTGCTGCTGCAGAAAATATTGGCATGCAGAAAATATTGGCATATATACTGACCTTTAAAAGTTTGTACTCATAAACAGATTTATTTGGGCAAGACACACCACTGAGtgtgtctgttttttgttttattttaaattttatgatactGACATGATTGTTAGAAAATCCTTCTTCATACCTGCAAAGGGAAACCTGTTTTCAAGGTAAATGATTTGAATTTAGGCCacaatgattattaaaaaaaaaaaaaaacaaactggtaATATTTGATGAAACCATTTAAAATacggcatttttttttcaaaccagtAGTATTTGGGGGTATCTTTTTAAGTTACTATATAATTACTCAACCATTGATGTACGTTGTTTTGTGATTTCAGCCTGATAGCGCATATCAAGGTGGCGTCTTCTTTCTCACTGTACATTTTCCGACAGACTATCCTTTTAAACCACcaaaggtatttttctttttatgattgaTGTGATTGCCATGTCAgggattttattccttttccagAGATGGTTTCATGACATCAAAGACTGTGGGTAGGTGAGCATGCTCAAACTGTTTTGTAAAACCTCCAAATCCTAAAGTTTGCATTCTTACTCAAACATTGAGTGAGATACTCAAAGCAGAATCTATTATGTTATAAATGAGTTTCTTtgactttcttttcctgtttatgAGGTATATGCAATTGAGGAAGTTTTTTTATGGTCAAGAATCAAACTGATATATTCAcaggattatttttaaacatctagtaactattgagcacctactatgttctGCTACAGTGAGAAATTCAAAAGTGAACGTGGTATGGTTCCTTCATTTAATGGGCAGGAGGGCACTGGGAAAAGATGAAAACATGTTCTTATTAGATTTAATTTAGATGAAGtctaaagaggaaataaatgatGAGAATATCAAGGAGGGAAATAATGAGCAGTTCTGTCGATCAGGAAATGgttcaggtttttaaaaacacCTGATTAAGTTTGTATTTTTGACATGGTAGCACAGCAACTCTTGTGTAAGATAGAATTCTTGGTCGATTTCTTAGGACAGGTTAACAGAGGCTCTAAGATCCAAGTGGCACATCCAGTACTACTAATAGTTAAATTAAGAAAAGGATTACTTTTAGGTATGAGAGGTTGATTACCAGTCATCCTAACTACTACAGATTTCTTACACTCTCAAATACTTCTCAACTCTTTgaggaggaaatgaggaaaattgaGATTTTGGCTTCCAAATTTACAGTATTTACAACTACTTGTAGCCCAGAGTGGATGCTCATTCAGCTTGCATAGACTGCATTTCTCCTTCTAAGGCTGTGTAAAGTTGAAGATTTGTTACCCCAGAGtaaattggttttgtttttttcatagtTCATGGCATAttacattttctgttgttttgttttgctttatgtttAGATTGCTTTCACAACAAAAATTTACCATCCAAATATAAACAGTAATGGAAGTATTTGTCTTGATATCCTGAGGTCACAATGGTCACCAGCTTTGACTGTATCAAAAGGTAATTTCACTTATCAGACTTAAAACATTGGTAACAGTgagacagaaaaatatttgtttcaagtATTTAGGaaccaaagttttaaaaaacaaatttgtgctttctcctattttgactttgctttgtttttataacTCTATGTTATGTTGGCTTTTAACAGTCAGTTTTTGGGGCATGTGGGGTGTGGATGGGTAAATCTAAATCATAAAATGAGAAAAGCTTTAAAATGTCATAGTTATAAATTTGAGGATAAGCTCATTGACTATCTTTTTAGCTTGcttttgtcttaaaaaaagaataatggatAGTAATAAAAAGATTTTGGCATCAGTTGCCTATTCATGACATGGGACTTTGACAACAATGAATAAATCTATATAGCTAGTTTACTTcatccaagaaaaaaattacagatacGGCTGATGAAATAAGTGATTTTAAAGCAGTGACATATTTCACACTTTAGAATAATGCAATATAGGTAGCATGTAAGTTTAAATTTTGAATGATTGATGGCATCAGTATGACTGACACATAATCCATGCGGATTCTGAGCAGGCACAGTTGACAACATGCAGGACATTCTTAGGTGTCTATTATGCTGAGAGATGCAGATGTGTAGCCCTGTTCCTAGCTAAATTGTCAGCTATGTACATAGGTCTCTGAAGCCAATTGTGTTTCGTTAGCCATTACAATTTACTatgccaggctggggatgtggctcgcttggcatgcgtgcggcccgggttcgatcctcaggaccacatacaaacaaagatgttgtgtccgccaaaaactaaaaaaaaacccaaatgaataaatattaaaattcattctctctctctctctctctctctctctctctctctctctgtctccctctctccctctctccctctctccctctcctctctctctcctctctctcttcctctctctttaaaaaaaaaaccaatttacTATGCcagcattctttattttttgttttatttctctaatatGGAACTTGACAATTGGAAAATATTGATTGGGTCAGAAGCATCTGCTCCTGCAAGCACTATCacgtttttacttttttataaaattcaagaaaattgtTTCTCTTGAAGAATTTATGAGAATTTgtggtcattaaaaaaaatttttttttggtactggggattgaacccaggggtgtttagacactgagccacatcctcaaccctttttatattttatttagagacagggtctcactgagttgcttagggcctcatgaaattgctgaggctggctttgaactcacaaccctcctgccttagcctcccaagctactgatattatgggtgtgtgccatcatgccccaccactttttatgttttaaattaaatgctACCCAAATATATGGCttgttgcttgttttttgtttgttttatttttagttctcggtatTGAATCTAGCTTTACCTGAGAGCTAcctcccaaccttttttttttacatttttaagactggtcttgctgagttgctgaggctggcctcaaacttgtgattctcctgccttagcctccagagtctctgggattacaggcctggatCACCATGCTCCAAATCtagttttgttgttgtcttttatatatatatatacacacacacacacacacacacatacatacatacatacacacacaataccttcattttatttaaccctaaccctaacccagtcttcacacatgccaggcaagtgtactaccactgggtcacagccccagccctatagcttgtttttgtttttttggtacaggggttgaacctaggggtgcttaaccaccaagctatatacccaaccttttttatattttactttgagacagggtctcactaggtgcttagggcctcaggtgctaagttgttgaagctagctttgaacttttgatcctcctgcatagggattacaggcatgcaccaccacatctagcCCTATAGCTTGTTTTTGAAGTGATAAGTTTATAGGAAGTAGGGTCCACAGCCATAACTGTTTCAGGTATTAGTAAATAATAGGGCTTCAGGTCAATTATGACTGGTATTTTTTTCTAACCTAAAGTGCTcatctaaaatttttatataatatatctttttaaaaaatctttcacaTAGTGAAATTATATGCACTGAATAAAGGAAAGATTCTGTGTCAAATAGTTTTTCAAACTAACAGTACTCTTTCATGGAATGGTGTCATGAAATGAATGTCATTTGGCATAAGCAGCTAAGTccttatcatttaaaagaaatggcAGACTGCCAGATGCTAAGTAATTATCCTCCAACCAAGAtggcttttattaaaaaaaaaaaaaaagtattgttgaCTTCTACAAAAACTGtcttttgagaatttaaaaacagcCTCCTTTTCCTCATATGTGAAATAGGATTACCAACCACCTAGGGTCACTGTGCCCCTGGCAGGAAGTTAGCATTCAGGTAAATGTTAACTGTTGTCTTTTACCTTATCTTAAAACCTTTGGTTTGTGTGCTTGATAGTGAAATCAGGGCAAATGACTCAAGGCAGCAGGACTCAGGAACTTCATTCTTGTTATTTTATGAAGTAGCTCATACCTCTATGATTTATTTGTGCACTTTTCACTTTCCTGCATTTTAAatgtcttgttttgctttttatcaaGAGTTTAGTCTGAAAACATTCTGGAGATAAACAAGTAACCACAGAAAAATCTACCCTTTTGGTTTAATATACAGAGACTTAAAGTTTCATTGGGTAGATGGGcaatgagaaaaattttttttaaatgctggtttTTTCCCCAGTCCTTAGGATCCCCTTTCCCTGTCATTTAAAGAGTCCCCTTTGGACTGGAAAGAGTAGGAAAAGATGAAGGAACATagcagaggaggagagggtggAAATAAGAGGTTGTTCCAAATGCAGCCCCTCAGAAGTGGTCCTGTATGAAACAGACAAATTAGGACCAGAGTTCTTGTTCCTTCCTGTTTCAAATACTtgaatttttccccccaaatgtaGCTGTTTACATTGTGTTTTGACATAGTAACAAGTACTTTTTagtttcattgatattttaaaatagacaagTTATCTAAAGATGGCtgttcacattatttttaaatgcatgtaatAAAAGTAAGGTAcacgggctggagatgtggctcaagcggtagcgcgctcgcctggcatgcgtgccacctgggttcgatcctcagcaccacataccaacaaagatgttgtgtcctccgagaactaaaaaataaataaaattctcactctctctttaaaaaaaaataaaaaaataaaaaataaataaaagtaaggtACATGGAATAAAGGTTTCATTGAAGAAAATCTCACAAATCTTCCTTCTTTATAGACAGTCTGTGTAGCACTAAGGCAAAGGAACAGAGCCCATGAGCACAATGTTCAAAACAGTTTGCTTTTTAGAGTACTGGAGTTGAAAAGGTTGTTAGTAGCTACTTTGGAGAtgcatattttgtaaataaataaaaaattcaatagaatttaaaacttcaaaaggagtaataattttctattttgtgcattttatggtgattttatgattttaaaagttaatgataTGCTTCCAACCAAAGTtagtataaaacataaaaataaaacatttttgttttctttgtaagttCAATATCTATAGTCAGTGAAACTATTTTCACATGTGTAGCTTGTCTAAAGTAGAAAGATCACTATCTAATTTGATGTTCTCTTTTAAATCTAGTTTTATTGTCCATATGTTCTCTACTTTGTGATCCTAATCCTGATGACCCCTTAGTTCCAGATATTGCACAAATCTATAAATCAGACAAAGAAAAGTAAGTATTTATATTGCTTCTGTTTGAATGCATTTCTATAGTCTCCCAAACATGAGTATTATCAATATATTAAGTACATTTAATTAAGTGtatattaattttgtctttttccaaTGCATTGGACCTTTCTTTTTAAACCCTTCTCAATGAgtttaaagtcttttttaaaataaattttgtgtttttttcccatttaatatttaatagtacATGTTTTTTGTTTATACAATTAACTATATAATTCTAGGcagtaaattttaaataagagaatttaATCATTGGAAGTATTCTATAttgtattttctgtcttctcctgGGAAAAGAAGTTATCTCTATCCCCAGCCAGACTGACCTTGTTTTCAAACCATTTCATTCTGCTGTTTCCAtaggtttgtttatattttgcagGTAATACTCATTCATAGTtgggttttatagtttttggttattttataatTAGGTACATTTTCCTGTAGGTTACGGAAAAACACAtgaattaaaaagttatttctgtTTTACTTATGCATGAGCCTGTGTCATATTGATCTAATAATTGGTATATGTGTGATTATTGCAATTAAGCGTGAGAAGGTAGAATGTATAGTTCCATATAGACAGATGtttctaaaacattaaatttgtatatttttactaTATCCCTTTTGTATGCCTACAGATACAACAGACATGCAAGAGAATGGACTCAGAAATATGCAATGTAAAATCAAAAAAACTTTCATATATACCAGAGTACTGTAAAATCTAGGTTTTTTTCAACATTAGCAGTAAATTGAGCACTGTTTACTGTTTCATTGTACCATGAAACCCTTTGATTTTAAcccattttaaatgtgtttctgAAGCAAGACAAAACAAACTTCCAAAAATACCCTTAAGACTGTGATGAGAGCATTTATCATTTTGTATGCATTGAGAAAGACATTTATTATGGTTTTTAAGATACTTGGACATCTGCATCTTCAGCTTACAAGATCTACAATGCAGCTAAAAAGCAACCAAATTATTTTTTGCTGAAACTAGATGTTTTTACATGAGAAATACTGTATGTGTTGTCTAAGATGTCGTCACTTTTATAAATCTGTATTCAGATTTCATTCTTTGTTAGCTcactttataatttgtatttttttactgTATAGACTAAATATATTCTATTTACATGTATGTCAGCTCATTACTTTTTTCCTGTGAACAGTATTGAAAAAACCCAACAGctgataattaaatgaattaactgTGTCTCCCTTGTCTTAGGATATTCTTTAGATTGATTGCAGATTTCTTAAACCTGAAATGATCTTTACACTGTAATTCTCAGTATACTGATTATGGAGAAAcacttgttttgattttgttataCTTGACTTAACTTTATTGCAATGTGAATTAATTGCACTGCTAAGTAGGAAGGTGTGTAACTTTTATTTGTTGCTAttcacatttgaattttttttctgtataggcAATATTATATTGACACCTTTTACAGATCTTACTGTAGctttttccatataaataaaatgctttttctactaTTTGTCTTGATTACTTAAAACATTACTTTATCTATAGGTAAGAATTAAAcctgtatataaaattttacatgaaaattatttccaaattatgAAAATGAGATGTATTATATTTGGCATTAATCATCACtagttatatatacatttttatcatattaGCATCTCTTTACTCAATTGTCTGTAAGATTATTGATTATTTACCTTGGCCACTAGTTGTAGATGAGAATTCAGAAGTTGGGGTTTGTCTTGGATCACATCTAAGATGGATTATTTCTGGAAGTACCAAAATGAATGTAAGGTAGTATCACCTTCCCTGAAGAAATCATGagattcattcattaaaattacCCTGTAGATGTAACTGACAttatatttcttaacattttgaaaatctaGAGTTTCTAAAGTAGGATTTTAGTGTTGTCACAATTTGAAAAACATCCCTTTTTTTCACTATAAAATTTACCCccaaaaagaattctaaaatgatGCTTCCCTCTGTTTTTATAAGTTGTCTGGTAAAAGTGATCTAAATAAGCAGATTatctttctagatttttaaagaaaatgagaaagttcAAATGTATTACTTGAACTTTAATGTTTAGCAAGCATACCACCTGAGTGCATCATATTAAAGAGCATACCTAGCTCCTCTGGTTGTTGCAACAGGTGTGTGAATGTGCAGGCACCCCTGGTGGGGTAGTCATTAGCAAACCTTTTAAGCCACTTGATTATTTTGTCATGGTTCATTATTATTAAAGTACAAAATAACTTGTTGTTAGAAAATATGTGTCTTTATGAGATAATTAAATGAATTGTGAACtggatatttaagaaaatatagtaaAGTAGCTATATTAATTGATGTCTTAAAACAGCAATATCATGAAAAACACTACAATAGCTATCTTTGCCATGAATTTGAAGATTCAACATCATTAAGATTTTAAGTATTACTTATATGTTGACAGTAGAGGATTTTGTTTAagtatcttttactttttttttaaacttttatttgtgTGTCATATATTTTTggaagtgtctttttttttctttattaaaagttCTGAATCTTACCTAACTCTTGTTTGCCTTTGCTTACATTTGAATTGTACAACCAGATTTTCGAGGAGTAAGCCAACGTTCTTATAGTTAACTAAAATCCTTAAATTCAGTGGTGGCATAGTGATCAGATAGATCATCATATTGGGGATATCATTTTTTGATTACAAATTCTAACAAAGAGAACatcaattatcttttaaaactgaGCTTAAAGCCTTTTAAGCACCTTCTTGGAGTGTTGAAAATAGGAAGTTGTGGTGCTTTGAGGTATAGTTGCAAAACATTCCAACTGGGTTCTGGATATTTGTACAtgtaaaataagtcagacacaagtcccccccccgcccccccagatAAAAGTTTTAAGGACAATCTCAACACCACCCCACAACAAAGCATACAAGCTTTGCACATATGCCTGTggaaattatacataattattcatttttgcttttttttcccttttacacCCTTCCTAAACTGGTAGGGAAAAAACTAAACACTAATTTTGTGTATCAACTACTGTCAAtttaaaaagaccaaatataCTAGATGACATATACACAAACAGAGTAACAAGGGCAGCCT
This window encodes:
- the Ube2d1 gene encoding ubiquitin-conjugating enzyme E2 D1; its protein translation is MALKRIQKELSDLQRDPPAHCSAGPVGDDLFHWQATIMGPPDSAYQGGVFFLTVHFPTDYPFKPPKIAFTTKIYHPNINSNGSICLDILRSQWSPALTVSKVLLSICSLLCDPNPDDPLVPDIAQIYKSDKEKYNRHAREWTQKYAM